The following nucleotide sequence is from Aspergillus luchuensis IFO 4308 DNA, chromosome 1, nearly complete sequence.
TACCACAATCCGGAACACTGCGATGGTATTAGCGACATCGGCCCAGTCACAGTCAAAAAGTCTCACTTTGGTGAGTAGCAGTGCGCAAGGCTGCCTGATAGACTGTCTACTATCTGTCCAGGATCACCTGGATCTTTTGTACAGGCCACGCATTGCAGGACTACCAGTCCCCTCTCGAATCCAAAATAGAACTAAGATCATTTGATCTGAGGTTCAATTCAAAAACGGATAGGGATTGATCCTCTAAAGAATCGGGCTTCGAGGCTCTGCCTGGCTTTGTCTTCCTCGGTGCGTTCGGTAGTACTATAATCGATTCATAGGCAGACGCTTGTTATCCCATTTACAAGATGAGATATCCGCTCTGTGCGACTATCACCATTGACATGGAGAGTTTAAGACTATCTCACTTTTTTGTCGCCCCAATACCTCAAACATAGAAATTGTCTTCAATATGATTTCCACATATCCATCGACCTGGCTTTTCCGGGCGGCCAGCGACACATCGTTTTGGTCTACTTGGCAAGGCAATTGCTCTATTGTATCGTACCGCAAACCAGATTTGATACAGCCGGAGTAAATTTCGACATAGTATAGAATGCATACCCAAGATTGTACATAAGATGGCTACAGTTCGCATGCTTGGTCCATTTGACCTTCTAAGGCTAGTAAAAATTGGTGGTAAGCGGGAGAGGTTTGGGATAAAGTCTGAATGATCgcttactatatttattggGACATTCACCGAACAAGACCATCAGatcatctcttcctcctcccctacGGCTCCTCGGTCTTCCCCCTCGGGGCACCCGGTCCCGTATTCTGCGAGTTATGGCTCTGCATCGAGAGTGCAGAATGATTATGCTTGTCTCTATCGCTGAATTGCCCGTTCAGCAGGATTGGTCTTTCGAGAGAGGCATAATCGCGCGGAGGGAGTCCCCCGGCGCGCCACCGAGGACCCGGTGATTGTCTTTTTAATTTGGTGTAAAAGGTCCAAAATGACGCCAAGCAAGCCATCATGATCGCTGTTCGCATAGTCAGATATCGTTCCCCATGTTTCAAGTCAACTGTATTTTGGAGAAGACTTACCAACACAGATCTCGATCGCGTTCCAGAAAACCAGCCAGGCAGGGCTTAGGATCCCCGTTCCTGAGACACTCAGCTCAAGTCGCACCAGcgctatgatgatgataaacGCCGTTAGAAAACTGACACCGATCAAGGCGAGCTTTCTCCGAATGTCGATTTTAACTCTCCACATGACGTGACCAGAGAGAATGATAACTATAAAACGAAGAGATGATTAGACTGAAGTAAATGCGAGGGTGTTGGAAGGACGTACTAGCTGCATCAGATACAATATCCATACTCGTCGAGACCTTTAGGCTCACCCGTTCATACCAGATCGAATACGCACTCGCACAAGCCTCTGTCAGAGCGGTTAATTTTAGCACTAGTAGGAGGAAAAAAATGGAACTGACCAATGCTATCCTCAAAGGAAGCCATCTCACATGCATAGTCCAGGACACCCAGTGTACCCCCATAACAGGCGATAACAAATGCCAAAACCACCCACCAGAGGATGCGTTGTGCACGAAAACGATTTCCCAGAtgtcggaagaagaaaatgaaggaCAGCTTGACCGACCACAGACTAGTATACGAGAGAAGGTATCCGGCCAGCTGCCCACGCAGGTATCGCACCTGGATGGCGGCAATGTTTTCTGGCAAGTTGGAGTAATCGATTGAGCCTGTGGTAAGGGTTGTTATATAGAACATCTGCTTATAGCATACCGACCACACGATGCAATTGGCAAGAGATAGCACCCAAGCCGTTAAGATCAGGACATCGTGTGTGTGCCATTTCCGGTCGACAAGATATTGGAGGAGCAGCCGAAtaaggacgaagaagaacgtAATGGTCTGACAGACCCAAAGCACGGCCTTGTCGGGGAGAATAGtagtcagccagccaagcTTAAGGTAGAAGCTTCAGGCTAAGGCGGGAGGAGTCCCTCAGACATACCACAAAAGTAGCCTCATCGATATAGTTATTCGCCATGGCACGTCAAAGTATACGCCGCCGGGGATACGAGATCCAACGCAGCTTCTTCGCAGTGGACTGCGACGGGAATGGAGGGGCAGATAGCTGAATATACTATACGTCCGGAGACGCAGCGCTGGTCAGCCTTGGCCCACAGCATTCCATCCTTATGCAACTAACGAGCGATGTATGCAGCTGCAAAGACTTCGCTGCACCGCCCCATCCATTCCGATACTGCAACAGTCGCCCGGATTGTAAGCATCCGCACGCCCTGTGTAATACTTTTGCGGATGTAAGCGCCCCAACCTTCAAGGGTACATTGCACTGCAGGCTATGAATAGCTGAGAGACAATCATTGGCAGCGTAAGATTCTTGAGCTTACACATAGCAAGGGAGGCGGGGCGACGAGTAAGCATTGTCGGAGTAGACGCATAGCGGGACAGTGTTCGTTTCGAAAATTACAAGCATCTAATCAGCTCATCAGCCGTCATACACTATCTGTATTTGAAGTACAGCTAGCCAGCCTGATGTCTCGCATCCCCACGAGGCTGTCTCACTAAAGTAGTGTTAGGCTGTTAGCTATCGAGATCGGAGCATTTGTAAGCACTAACAACCGAGTCCCTATTTTATGTTGACTACAAGCCATACCATGAAGAAACTGGCAATGGAAACTAAAGTGTCGGGACTTGCTTACTCTGCCTTACAAAACGGTGGTTTGACCTCGAGCGCACTTGCAAGCAGCGGAGCACTTGACTACTTTCTGACACGCATGAAAGATCGGCATTAGATGAGCCATAACGAGGAGTGCCGACGCACGTTTGGTCATTCTTGCTTATCTGACACTGTTCTGTCTTTGATTGGCCTTCACTATGAGACATCCCTTGATTGTCATGCTAGAGTGCATCGATCAGCAGTTTACAGAGCGCTATGAATCCGAGTAGTCGAATTGAGTAGAGTGCAATTGGAAGTGTGAGGATTTTAGTTTATCGGATCATCTTAAACCTTTTTCTCCTATATACTCGACTTAAAGTAGTTCTAGTAGATAAGGTCACATTATGTTACACTTCATATCCAATGAGAGGCCAGTCTAGTGAGCCTTCTCGAGCTACTTTCCCTCCAAGTCATTATTTTGCTTTTCAGTTGCCGCTGGCTCATTCTCATCCCCATTCGCGGTCACTTCCGCCAATTTTTTGCTCGCCGCCTCTTTCTTAACGTTGCGCCATTCCATGGCCAGAGCGAATGGGACCGCCAGACATGCGGCCGCAAGCCCAAAGTCCATTACCGCCCGAATTCCATAAGCATAAGCATCTTGCAGCGCGCGGAGGATGGTCGCATCAGTGGTGAGCGACCGTAGGCCGGTCGGACCAGCAGCGATGACGGTCTCTGCAGCAATGGGAAGATGAGATGTGCGGACTTGGTGCTCGACGCTCGTTTCGAAAATGCTTTCTCCGATGGCGACGGCTATGGCGCTGATGTTCGGTACAATTGTGAGCACTCATTAAATGAATCATCTGCACGGTGAATAGAACTTACGCGCCGAGTTGGGAGAAGAAAACAGTGATTGCTTGAAAGTCGAGTTGGTCAGCGCGAGCGATTACTGGCACCGGAAGAGATGGTTTTGGCACTTACCATTACCAATTGGTATATCGTCGTCACTGTAGAATATAAGAGTTAGCGATATCTAGAGGGATGGGTGTGCTGTCTGACTTTAGAACGACCTGGACCGCTGTGAAAGGCATCTGTAGTCCCAAACCATGTCCGACTccggcgatgacgaggaatgTCGCCCATAATGCAGTCGATGTGCCGACTTCGAGCTTGGTTAGGCAGGCAGTGCCTATGATAGAGATGACTTGGCCCAGGACCATGAATGGAACCTGGCAGTGGACCTTGGATCAGCAGCGCTCATGAATCGGAAGTCAGGATATCTGGTGACTCACGTAATGCCCCGTGATTGACACAATGGCGCCTGTAAGGACAACGCCAGCGATTTGAGAAACGCCCAGAGGGATTCCCCGGATACCGCTAACTGTTGGGGAAACAAGTTGGGCGGATTGGAAGTAAAATGGGATATAGTAGAGTGTCTGTACACATAATTAGTCGAATACTAGATTGTATCTCAGGCTGGAGGCTTACAACGTAGATACTGATCTCTAAGAAAAACGAATACAGAGCACCCATCAGCACAGAGCGCTGGCGCGCAACTCGAAGGGGAACGGTGCTACGCTCCCCTTGATACCactgggagagaaaaaaggcgATCAAAAGCAGGCCTGCACCAACAAACAGACCGATCACCTTGGACGAGCGCCATTTGCTAGAACTGCTGCCAAATTGCATGGCGAGTATTAAGCAGGACACCCAGGCGATAGTCAAAGTGATTCCAATGTAATCGAAGGATCGGAGGCGCGCGAGAATTGAGTCTGCTGGTTTTGCTCGACGGTCCTGAAGCTTGAGGAAGAATAATACCAGGATGATTGCCACGCCACCGATGGGTAGGTTGCTGAGCGATTGAAGATACGGTCAGCCAAGATCAACACGTTAGGATGAAAAGCCCTACATCCAAAAACACCAGCGCCAGGTCACATGTTGTGTAAGAATACCTCCCAGTGGTGGTCCCAAACATGCAG
It contains:
- a CDS encoding uncharacterized protein (COG:S;~EggNog:ENOG410PRCF;~TransMembrane:7 (o12-32i44-63o100-121i133-153o184-203i215-235o247-274i)), with the protein product MANNYIDEATFVAVLWVCQTITFFFVLIRLLLQYLVDRKWHTHDVLILTAWVLSLANCIVWSVCYKQMFYITTLTTGSIDYSNLPENIAAIQVRYLRGQLAGYLLSYTSLWSVKLSFIFFFRHLGNRFRAQRILWWVVLAFVIACYGGTLGVLDYACEMASFEDSIEACASAYSIWYERVSLKVSTSMDIVSDAAIIILSGHVMWRVKIDIRRKLALIGVSFLTAFIIIIALVRLELSVSGTGILSPAWLVFWNAIEICVAIMMACLASFWTFYTKLKRQSPGPRWRAGGLPPRDYASLERPILLNGQFSDRDKHNHSALSMQSHNSQNTGPGAPRGKTEEP